One Actinomadura viridis genomic region harbors:
- the coaD gene encoding pantetheine-phosphate adenylyltransferase codes for MRRVVCPGSFDPVTNGHLDIISRASRLFDEVVVAVLINKTKKGLFSIEERMEMLEEVTKEYGNVKIDKWHGLLVDFCRQNDIPAIVKGLRAVSDYEYELQMAQMNHRMAGVETMFMSTNPLYSYLSSSLMKEIVKYGGDVSGLIPDMVHERLAERLRES; via the coding sequence GTGCGCCGTGTCGTTTGCCCAGGCTCGTTCGATCCCGTCACCAACGGCCACCTCGACATCATCAGCCGCGCGTCCCGCCTCTTCGACGAGGTCGTCGTCGCCGTGCTCATCAACAAGACGAAGAAGGGGCTCTTCAGCATCGAGGAGCGGATGGAGATGCTGGAGGAGGTGACCAAGGAGTACGGCAACGTCAAGATCGACAAGTGGCACGGCCTGCTCGTCGACTTCTGCCGGCAGAACGACATCCCGGCCATCGTCAAGGGGCTGCGCGCCGTCAGCGACTACGAGTACGAGCTCCAGATGGCCCAGATGAACCACCGGATGGCCGGGGTCGAGACGATGTTCATGTCGACCAACCCCCTCTACTCCTACCTCTCCTCCAGCCTGATGAAGGAGATCGTGAAGTACGGCGGCGACGTCTCCGGCCTCATCCCCGACATGGTGCACGAACGGCTCGCCGAGCGCCTCCGGGAGTCCTGA
- a CDS encoding YceD family protein has protein sequence MAHESRIPLSRLDPNAPLVLDTRALGRQPGSSREEVLNVPAPKDFGVEMVGVPEGAAIELDLRLEAVLEGVLITGTARVPLEGECARCLDPLASTFEADFQELFVYPDTRSGGNADDDELRLEGDLVDLEPVLRDAVVLALPLSPLCRDDCPGLCAECGVRLADAGPDHGHAVADPRWAALRDLTGDEGSRAIDRRERKQEG, from the coding sequence ATGGCTCACGAAAGCAGGATTCCTCTGTCTCGCCTCGACCCGAACGCTCCTCTCGTGCTCGACACCCGGGCGCTGGGCAGGCAACCCGGGTCATCGCGCGAAGAGGTGCTCAACGTGCCCGCCCCCAAGGATTTCGGCGTCGAGATGGTGGGCGTTCCCGAGGGTGCGGCCATCGAGCTGGATCTCCGGCTCGAGGCGGTGCTGGAGGGCGTGCTCATCACCGGAACGGCGCGGGTTCCCCTTGAGGGGGAGTGCGCGCGGTGCCTGGATCCGCTCGCCTCGACCTTCGAGGCGGACTTCCAGGAGCTCTTCGTCTATCCTGACACCCGCTCCGGCGGAAACGCGGACGACGACGAACTCCGCCTCGAGGGCGACCTGGTCGACCTCGAGCCGGTGCTCCGGGACGCGGTGGTGCTCGCACTGCCGCTGTCCCCACTGTGCCGGGACGACTGTCCCGGCCTGTGCGCGGAGTGCGGCGTCCGTCTCGCGGACGCCGGGCCGGATCACGGTCACGCCGTGGCCGACCCCCGGTGGGCGGCACTGCGGGACCTGACCGGCGACGAGGGCAGCAGGGCAATCGACCGACGAGAACGAAAGCAGGAGGGCTGA
- the rpmF gene encoding 50S ribosomal protein L32 — MAVPKRKKSRSNTRHRRAQWKATAPTLVECPTCRDQKLPHTACATCGTYDRRQVITPSA, encoded by the coding sequence GTGGCCGTCCCGAAGCGGAAGAAGTCGCGCAGCAACACGCGGCACCGGCGTGCGCAGTGGAAGGCCACCGCGCCCACCCTGGTCGAGTGCCCCACGTGCCGCGACCAGAAGCTGCCCCACACCGCGTGCGCGACATGCGGCACCTACGACCGGCGGCAGGTCATCACCCCGTCGGCCTGA
- the rnc gene encoding ribonuclease III — protein sequence MTRALGVEVTDDLLERALTHRSFAYENGGLPTNERLEFLGDSVLGLVVTDTLYRGHPDLPEGQLAKLRAAVVNMRALAGVARALNVGAHIRLGRGEEGTGGRDKASILADTLEALIGAVYLDRGLDEASALVHRLFDALITRSAGLGAGLDWKTSLQELTAVEELGVPEYHVSESGPDHQKTFRAAVRVGGTTYGSGEGRSKKEAEQHAAEAAWNAIREVAVQRETEAGTGTGAGTGTGPERA from the coding sequence CTGACCCGCGCGCTCGGCGTCGAGGTGACCGACGATCTTCTGGAACGTGCGCTGACGCATCGTTCCTTCGCCTACGAGAACGGCGGCCTGCCCACCAACGAGCGCCTGGAGTTCCTCGGCGACTCGGTGCTGGGCCTGGTCGTCACCGACACCCTGTACCGCGGCCATCCGGACCTGCCGGAAGGGCAGCTGGCCAAGCTCCGCGCCGCGGTGGTCAACATGAGGGCGCTCGCGGGCGTCGCCCGGGCGCTGAACGTCGGCGCCCACATCCGGCTCGGCCGGGGCGAGGAGGGCACCGGGGGCCGCGACAAGGCCTCCATCCTCGCCGACACCCTGGAGGCGCTGATCGGCGCCGTCTACCTGGACCGCGGCCTGGACGAGGCGTCCGCGCTGGTGCACCGGCTCTTCGACGCGCTGATCACCCGTTCGGCGGGCCTCGGCGCCGGGCTGGACTGGAAGACCTCGCTGCAGGAGCTGACCGCGGTGGAGGAGCTCGGCGTCCCCGAGTACCACGTCTCCGAGAGCGGGCCCGACCACCAGAAGACCTTCCGCGCGGCCGTGCGCGTCGGCGGCACCACCTACGGGTCGGGCGAGGGCCGCAGCAAGAAGGAGGCCGAGCAGCACGCGGCCGAGGCGGCCTGGAACGCCATCCGCGAGGTCGCCGTGCAGCGCGAGACCGAGGCCGGCACCGGGACCGGCGCGGGCACCGGCACCGGGCCCGAACGTGCCTGA
- a CDS encoding Fpg/Nei family DNA glycosylase, translating into MPELPEVEVVRRGLGRWVSGRTVAAAEVLHPRAVRRHTGGPADFAGRLAGRTMAAPERRGKYMWIPLDSGDALLAHLGMSGQLLVGEPDREAERHLRVRVTFTGHAAPPEPPVPSEPARPPGPPGPSGPSGEGGGDGFDLRFVDQRTFGHLLIADLVPGVAGTPVPEPVAHIAADPLEDAFDDEAFYRAVRRRRTGVKRALLDQSLISGVGNIYADEALWRAALHWARPTETLTRAEVTRVLAGVREVMLAALAVGGTSFDSLYVNVNGESGYFDRSLDAYGRRDEPCRRCGTPIRRDVFMNRSSYSCPKCQPRPRRARY; encoded by the coding sequence GTGCCTGAGCTGCCCGAGGTCGAGGTCGTCCGGCGCGGGCTCGGCAGGTGGGTGAGCGGCCGCACGGTCGCCGCCGCCGAGGTCCTGCACCCCCGCGCGGTGCGGCGCCACACCGGCGGGCCGGCCGACTTCGCCGGCCGTCTCGCGGGGCGGACCATGGCCGCCCCCGAACGCCGGGGCAAGTACATGTGGATCCCTCTCGACTCCGGGGACGCCCTGCTGGCCCACCTGGGCATGAGCGGCCAGCTCCTGGTGGGCGAGCCGGACCGGGAGGCGGAGCGGCACCTGCGCGTCCGGGTCACCTTCACCGGCCACGCCGCGCCGCCGGAGCCGCCCGTGCCATCGGAGCCCGCCAGGCCGCCGGGGCCGCCCGGGCCGTCCGGGCCTTCCGGGGAGGGCGGGGGCGACGGGTTCGACCTGCGGTTCGTCGACCAGCGCACCTTCGGGCACCTCCTGATCGCCGACCTGGTGCCCGGGGTCGCGGGGACCCCCGTTCCGGAGCCTGTCGCGCACATCGCCGCCGACCCCCTTGAGGACGCCTTCGACGACGAGGCGTTCTACCGGGCGGTGCGGCGCCGCCGTACCGGCGTCAAGCGGGCCCTGCTCGACCAGTCGCTCATCAGCGGCGTCGGCAACATCTACGCCGACGAGGCCCTCTGGCGCGCCGCACTGCACTGGGCGCGCCCCACCGAGACCCTGACGCGCGCAGAGGTGACCCGTGTCCTCGCGGGGGTCCGCGAGGTCATGCTCGCCGCGCTGGCCGTCGGGGGCACCTCGTTCGACAGCCTTTACGTCAACGTCAACGGGGAGAGCGGTTACTTCGACCGTTCCCTGGACGCCTACGGCCGCCGGGACGAGCCCTGCCGCCGCTGCGGGACGCCGATCCGCCGCGACGTCTTCATGAACCGCTCCTCCTACAGCTGTCCCAAGTGCCAGCCCCGTCCGCGAAGGGCACGATACTGA
- a CDS encoding acylphosphatase yields MTGEPSTTGGADGETARLTAWARGRVQGVGFRWWVRARALELGLAGSATNLRDGRVEVVAEGPRASCERLLELLRGGTAPGMVAGVAERWSEPRGEGPGFQER; encoded by the coding sequence GTGACCGGAGAGCCGAGCACGACCGGCGGCGCGGACGGTGAGACCGCGCGGCTGACCGCCTGGGCGCGCGGGCGGGTGCAGGGCGTGGGATTCCGCTGGTGGGTCCGGGCGCGCGCCCTGGAGCTCGGGCTGGCCGGCAGCGCCACCAACCTGCGGGACGGCCGTGTCGAGGTCGTCGCGGAGGGCCCCCGGGCGTCCTGTGAACGGCTGCTGGAACTGCTGCGCGGGGGTACCGCCCCCGGCATGGTCGCGGGCGTCGCCGAGCGCTGGAGCGAGCCCCGTGGTGAAGGTCCGGGATTCCAGGAGCGCTGA
- the smc gene encoding chromosome segregation protein SMC, producing the protein MYLKNLTLRGFKSFASSTTLRFEPGITCVVGPNGSGKSNVVDALAWVMGEQGAKSLRGGKMEDVIFAGTASRPPLGRAEVVLTIDNADGALPIDYSEVTISRLMFRSGQSEYAINGDSCRLLDIQELLSDSGIGREMHVIIGQGQLDRVLHSGPEGRRAVIEEAAGVLKHRKRKEKALRKLDAMQGNLNRVQDLTGELRRQLKPLGRQAEIARRAAVIQADLRDARLRLLADDLVTLRTRLDQEAADEAAVRERRAETERALAEAQEREAALEAEEAEEAPKLARVQDTWFKLSALKERLRGVADLAAERHRNAAEARDDERRGRDPEEMEAEAVAIREQEEMLRAALEEAQDGLSTAVEARSGAEDALAAEERRLQAAARAAADRREELGRLRGRVEALRSKAQAGRSEIGRLTEARDEAEQRVHTARAEHEAFEAEVVDDPELLAEHELSQEALATAKETLEAARASVDAPRRLLKEARAAVGAARSADQAAQKDVAALQARIEALGLTLASAAEGGEALLAASADGTLDGVLGTVASLLTVRPGYETAIAAALSSAAEAIAVGSLDTAEAALALLRARDAGRAGLLIGSGDAAGGSATGSGPDSGPRVPGVDYAIDAVTVPEALRPAMRAVLQGVAVVDDVAAAADLVRREPALRAVTRDGDLVGAHQAQGGAAGGAQSLLQMRATLDQATEDLAAAETEAARRAEALAEAVEAEQSAQAALDAAQAAVNQAQGGVNQAQSELDRVRGRLREHEARAAQEAKRAARLEADVRAARGEVERLTKALDAAGESVERDTRAAEELAERLAESEEAAEVADEVGHDTAARDELNARCQELRATEMEARLAVRTAEERVQAIAGRAESLERGARREREERARAAVRRARREQQARIADAVHRGAREALRHIEVSLSSAVVQREAAERARAAREAELKVIRSQVRELSAALERLVNVVHGSEVARAEQRLRLEQLEQRALEEFGLEVEALVAEYGPDQPVPPAPEAGEDTAPVPYDRREQEKRAKAAERQLNQLGKVNPLALEEFAALEERHAFLTSQLEDLKKTRRDLLTVVKEVDERVQQVFGAAYADTEREFGRIFSRLFPGGEGSLSLTEPDDLLATGVEVAARPPGKKVKRLSLLSGGERSLVAIAFLVAVFKARPSPFYVLDEVEAALDDTNTQRLLTVFEELRESSQLIVITHQKRTMEGADALYGVSMRGDGVTQVVSQRLREQEPA; encoded by the coding sequence GTGTACCTGAAGAACCTGACGCTGCGCGGCTTCAAGTCCTTCGCGTCCTCGACCACGCTGAGGTTCGAGCCCGGGATCACCTGCGTCGTCGGGCCCAACGGCTCGGGCAAGTCCAACGTCGTCGACGCGCTCGCCTGGGTGATGGGCGAGCAGGGGGCCAAGTCCCTGCGCGGCGGCAAGATGGAGGACGTGATCTTCGCCGGCACCGCCAGCCGGCCGCCGCTGGGCCGGGCCGAGGTCGTGCTGACCATCGACAACGCCGACGGGGCCCTGCCGATCGACTACTCCGAGGTGACGATCAGCCGGCTGATGTTCCGGTCCGGGCAGAGCGAGTACGCGATCAACGGCGACTCGTGCCGGCTGCTGGACATCCAGGAGCTGCTGTCGGACTCGGGCATCGGGCGCGAGATGCACGTGATCATCGGCCAGGGGCAGCTGGACCGGGTGCTGCACTCGGGCCCGGAGGGCCGCCGGGCCGTGATCGAGGAGGCGGCGGGCGTCCTCAAGCACCGCAAGCGCAAGGAGAAGGCGCTGCGCAAGCTGGACGCGATGCAGGGCAACCTCAACCGCGTCCAGGACCTCACCGGCGAGCTGCGCCGCCAGCTCAAGCCGCTGGGCCGGCAGGCCGAGATCGCCCGGCGGGCCGCGGTCATCCAGGCCGATTTGCGGGACGCGCGGCTGCGCCTGCTGGCCGACGACCTGGTCACCCTGCGCACCAGGCTGGATCAGGAGGCCGCCGACGAGGCCGCGGTGCGGGAGCGCCGGGCCGAGACCGAGCGCGCCCTGGCCGAGGCGCAGGAGCGCGAGGCCGCCCTGGAGGCCGAGGAGGCCGAGGAGGCGCCCAAGCTGGCCCGCGTCCAGGACACCTGGTTCAAGCTGTCGGCGCTCAAGGAGCGGCTGCGGGGCGTGGCCGACCTGGCCGCGGAGCGGCATCGCAACGCCGCCGAGGCCCGCGACGACGAGCGGCGCGGCCGCGACCCCGAGGAGATGGAGGCCGAGGCCGTCGCGATCCGCGAGCAGGAGGAGATGCTCCGCGCCGCGCTGGAGGAGGCCCAGGACGGCCTGTCCACGGCGGTCGAGGCGCGTTCGGGTGCCGAGGACGCCCTGGCCGCCGAGGAACGCCGGCTGCAGGCCGCCGCCCGCGCCGCCGCCGACCGCCGCGAGGAGCTGGGCCGGCTGCGCGGCCGGGTCGAGGCGCTGCGCAGCAAGGCGCAGGCCGGCCGGTCGGAGATCGGGCGGCTCACCGAGGCGCGCGACGAGGCCGAGCAGCGCGTCCACACGGCCCGCGCCGAGCACGAGGCGTTCGAGGCCGAGGTGGTCGACGACCCCGAGCTGCTGGCCGAGCACGAACTGTCCCAGGAGGCGCTGGCGACCGCCAAGGAGACCCTGGAGGCCGCCCGCGCGTCCGTGGACGCCCCCAGGCGGCTGCTCAAGGAGGCGCGGGCGGCGGTGGGCGCCGCGCGTTCTGCCGACCAGGCCGCGCAGAAGGACGTCGCCGCCCTCCAGGCCCGGATCGAGGCGCTCGGCCTGACGCTGGCGAGCGCCGCCGAGGGCGGGGAGGCGCTGCTCGCGGCGAGCGCCGACGGCACCCTGGACGGCGTCCTGGGCACGGTCGCCTCGCTGCTGACCGTACGGCCCGGATACGAGACCGCGATCGCCGCGGCCCTGTCCAGCGCCGCCGAGGCCATCGCCGTGGGGTCCCTGGACACCGCGGAGGCCGCGCTGGCGCTGCTGCGCGCGCGTGACGCGGGCCGGGCGGGCCTGCTGATCGGGTCCGGGGACGCGGCGGGGGGCAGCGCCACCGGCTCCGGCCCCGACTCCGGCCCGAGGGTCCCCGGGGTCGACTACGCCATCGACGCCGTCACCGTTCCCGAGGCCCTGCGGCCGGCCATGCGCGCGGTCCTCCAGGGGGTCGCCGTCGTCGACGACGTGGCCGCCGCGGCCGACCTCGTCCGGCGGGAGCCGGCGCTGCGGGCCGTCACCCGTGACGGCGACCTGGTGGGAGCCCACCAGGCCCAGGGCGGCGCCGCGGGCGGCGCGCAGAGCCTGCTCCAGATGCGCGCCACCCTCGACCAGGCCACCGAGGACCTCGCCGCCGCCGAGACGGAGGCCGCGCGGCGCGCGGAGGCGCTGGCGGAGGCCGTGGAGGCCGAGCAGAGCGCGCAGGCGGCCCTGGACGCCGCCCAGGCGGCCGTCAACCAGGCGCAGGGCGGCGTCAACCAGGCCCAGTCCGAGCTCGACCGCGTCCGCGGCAGGCTGCGCGAGCACGAGGCCAGGGCCGCCCAGGAGGCCAAGCGCGCCGCCCGGCTGGAGGCCGACGTCCGGGCCGCGCGGGGCGAGGTGGAACGGCTCACCAAGGCCCTGGACGCGGCCGGCGAGTCCGTCGAGCGCGACACGCGGGCCGCCGAGGAGCTGGCCGAGCGGCTCGCCGAGTCGGAGGAGGCCGCCGAGGTCGCCGACGAGGTGGGGCACGACACCGCGGCTCGCGACGAGCTGAACGCCCGCTGCCAGGAGCTGCGCGCCACCGAGATGGAGGCGCGGCTGGCCGTCCGCACCGCCGAGGAACGGGTCCAGGCGATCGCGGGCCGGGCGGAGTCGCTGGAGCGCGGCGCCCGCCGGGAGCGCGAGGAGCGCGCCCGCGCGGCGGTGCGCCGCGCCCGCCGGGAGCAGCAGGCCAGGATCGCCGACGCGGTGCACCGCGGCGCCCGGGAGGCGCTGCGGCACATCGAGGTGTCGCTGTCGTCGGCGGTCGTCCAGCGGGAGGCCGCCGAGCGCGCGCGGGCCGCGCGGGAGGCCGAGCTGAAGGTCATCCGGTCGCAGGTGCGGGAGCTGTCGGCCGCCCTGGAACGGCTGGTGAACGTCGTGCACGGCAGCGAGGTCGCCCGTGCCGAGCAGCGGCTGCGCCTGGAGCAGCTGGAGCAGCGGGCGCTGGAGGAGTTCGGCCTGGAGGTGGAGGCGCTGGTGGCCGAGTACGGCCCCGACCAGCCCGTCCCGCCCGCCCCGGAGGCCGGGGAGGACACCGCGCCCGTCCCCTACGACCGGCGCGAGCAGGAGAAGCGGGCCAAGGCCGCCGAACGCCAGCTCAACCAGCTCGGCAAGGTCAACCCGCTGGCCCTGGAGGAGTTCGCGGCCCTGGAGGAGCGGCACGCGTTCCTGACCTCGCAGCTGGAGGACCTCAAGAAGACCCGCCGCGACCTGCTCACCGTGGTCAAGGAGGTGGACGAGCGGGTGCAGCAGGTGTTCGGCGCCGCGTACGCCGACACCGAGCGCGAGTTCGGGCGGATCTTCTCGCGGCTGTTCCCGGGCGGCGAGGGCAGCCTGTCGCTCACCGAGCCCGACGACCTGCTCGCCACCGGGGTCGAGGTCGCGGCCCGCCCGCCGGGCAAGAAGGTCAAGCGGCTGTCGCTGCTGTCGGGCGGCGAGCGGTCCCTGGTGGCGATCGCGTTCCTGGTCGCCGTCTTCAAGGCCCGGCCGTCCCCGTTCTACGTGCTGGACGAGGTCGAGGCCGCCCTCGACGACACCAACACCCAGCGGCTGCTGACCGTCTTCGAGGAGCTGCGGGAGTCGTCCCAGCTGATCGTGATCACCCACCAGAAGCGCACCATGGAGGGGGCGGACGCCCTCTACGGGGTGAGCATGCGCGGCGACGGCGTCACCCAGGTGGTCAGCCAGCGCCTCCGGGAGCAGGAGCCCGCCTGA
- a CDS encoding globin domain-containing protein, with amino-acid sequence MDPQRLKANFALVGEKGEDLVAYFYADLFRRAPHLRGAFPPSTARLQRKLLEALAHIVSLVDDPPALVPYLRDLGRRHGDLGVANEHYPRFGASLLAALAHFTGPGWNDDLESDWATVYSFAVQIMAEAASERVAEREAERAATVPRQDGPPRAENGGLERVAAGRTAAERGPGGFP; translated from the coding sequence ATGGACCCCCAGCGGCTCAAGGCCAACTTCGCCTTGGTGGGTGAGAAAGGCGAGGACCTCGTCGCCTACTTCTACGCCGACCTTTTCCGGAGGGCCCCGCACCTGCGCGGCGCCTTCCCTCCGTCCACGGCCCGGCTGCAAAGGAAGCTGCTGGAGGCCCTGGCGCACATCGTCTCGCTGGTGGACGACCCGCCGGCGCTCGTTCCGTACCTGAGGGACCTGGGCCGCCGGCACGGCGACCTGGGGGTCGCCAACGAGCATTACCCGCGGTTCGGCGCCAGCCTGCTGGCGGCGCTCGCCCACTTCACCGGGCCCGGCTGGAACGACGACCTGGAGAGCGACTGGGCCACCGTGTACAGCTTCGCCGTCCAGATCATGGCCGAGGCCGCGTCCGAGCGCGTGGCGGAACGGGAGGCCGAACGGGCGGCGACGGTGCCGAGGCAGGACGGCCCGCCGCGCGCCGAGAACGGCGGGCTGGAACGGGTCGCGGCCGGGCGGACGGCCGCGGAACGGGGCCCGGGAGGGTTCCCGTGA
- the ftsY gene encoding signal recognition particle-docking protein FtsY, producing the protein MEYVILIAGLAVVALIIGGVLLLRPGRRKPRPPVEPAERPAPPGGTTTVEAERPSAPTLERAPPVEVVPPRPEIEVPPPSAGRLVRLRARLARSQSTFGQTLLGLLSRETLDDEAWEEIEDTLIGADIGVSVARQVTEDLRTRVQVLGTRSPEEVRGLLKEELVKQIGSDLDRSLRTESHGTRPAVLMVVGVNGTGKTTTCGKLGRVLVGDGRTVVLGAADTFRAAAADQLETWGSRVGARVVRKDEGADPASVAFDAVRQGIEDKVDTVIVDTAGRLHTKTGLMDELGKVKRVIEKQATVDEVLLVLDATTGQNGMQQARVFAEVVNITGIVLTKLDGTAKGGIVVQVQRELGVPVKLVGLGEGPDDLAPFEPEAFVDAILG; encoded by the coding sequence ATGGAATATGTGATCCTCATCGCCGGGCTGGCCGTCGTCGCCCTGATCATCGGCGGCGTCCTGCTCTTGCGGCCCGGCCGCCGCAAGCCCAGACCGCCCGTCGAACCCGCGGAGCGGCCCGCCCCGCCGGGCGGCACGACGACCGTCGAGGCCGAGCGCCCGTCGGCGCCGACCCTGGAACGGGCGCCCCCGGTCGAGGTGGTCCCGCCCCGGCCCGAGATCGAGGTGCCGCCGCCGTCCGCGGGGCGGCTGGTGCGGCTGCGGGCGCGGCTGGCCCGGTCCCAGAGCACCTTCGGCCAGACCCTGCTGGGCCTGCTGTCGCGCGAGACCCTCGACGACGAGGCCTGGGAGGAGATCGAGGACACCCTGATCGGCGCCGACATCGGCGTCTCGGTGGCCCGGCAGGTCACCGAGGACCTGCGCACCCGCGTCCAGGTGCTGGGCACGCGCAGTCCCGAGGAGGTGCGCGGGCTGCTGAAGGAGGAGCTGGTCAAGCAGATCGGCTCCGACCTCGACCGGTCGCTGCGCACCGAGTCGCACGGCACCCGGCCCGCCGTCCTGATGGTGGTGGGCGTGAACGGCACCGGCAAGACCACCACCTGCGGCAAGCTCGGCCGGGTCCTGGTGGGCGACGGCCGTACCGTGGTGCTCGGCGCCGCCGACACCTTCCGCGCCGCCGCGGCCGACCAGCTGGAGACCTGGGGCTCGCGCGTGGGCGCCCGGGTGGTGCGCAAGGACGAGGGCGCCGACCCCGCCAGCGTCGCCTTCGACGCGGTCCGGCAGGGGATCGAGGACAAGGTCGACACGGTCATCGTCGACACCGCCGGGCGCCTGCACACCAAGACCGGGCTCATGGACGAGCTGGGCAAGGTCAAGCGGGTGATCGAGAAGCAGGCCACGGTGGACGAGGTCCTGCTGGTGCTGGACGCCACGACCGGCCAGAACGGCATGCAGCAGGCCCGCGTGTTCGCCGAGGTCGTCAACATCACCGGCATCGTGCTGACCAAGCTGGACGGCACCGCCAAGGGCGGCATCGTCGTGCAGGTCCAGCGCGAGCTTGGCGTGCCGGTCAAGCTGGTCGGCCTGGGGGAGGGCCCCGACGACCTGGCCCCCTTCGAGCCCGAAGCCTTCGTGGACGCGATCCTAGGCTGA
- a CDS encoding ammonium transporter: MKIDSGSTAWMLTSAALVLLMTPGLAFFYGGMSRAKSVLNMMMMSFVSIAVVGMIWVVYGYSLAFTSAGGLSSFIGGLGDWGLVGLEKVATADDGSGIPQLVFVAFQATFAIITVALISGAVADRAKFGAWVVFTVVWVTLVYLPIAHWVWWSDGEEGGKSGWIFNLGALDFAGGTVVHINAGVAALALVLVLGRRKGWPRDPMRPHNLPFVLLGAGLLWFGWFGFNAGSALSAGETAAVAFINTLAATCAAAFGWIIVEKLRDGSSTTLGLASGIVAGLVAITPAAAFVTPLGSIVLGLVAGVVCAFAVGLKYKLGYDDSLDVVGVHMVGGIVGALLIGILATTAVNDAGADGLLAGGGLSLLGKQAVAVVATLVYSFVVTFLIAKVIDLVMGFRISEEDEVSGIDSAAHAETAYDFGSVHAGVGASLPSSAPVGGGAQKKVEAEA; encoded by the coding sequence ATGAAGATCGATAGCGGTAGTACCGCGTGGATGCTGACGAGCGCGGCGCTCGTCCTGCTGATGACACCGGGCCTGGCCTTCTTCTATGGAGGGATGAGCCGGGCCAAGAGCGTGCTCAACATGATGATGATGAGCTTCGTCAGCATCGCCGTGGTGGGCATGATCTGGGTCGTCTACGGCTATTCTCTCGCCTTCACGAGCGCCGGGGGGCTCAGCTCGTTCATCGGCGGGCTCGGCGACTGGGGACTCGTCGGGCTGGAGAAGGTCGCCACGGCCGACGACGGGAGCGGAATCCCGCAACTGGTGTTCGTGGCCTTCCAGGCCACCTTCGCGATCATCACCGTCGCGCTCATCAGCGGCGCCGTGGCGGACCGTGCCAAGTTCGGCGCCTGGGTCGTCTTCACCGTCGTCTGGGTGACGCTGGTGTACCTGCCGATCGCGCACTGGGTGTGGTGGTCCGACGGTGAGGAGGGCGGCAAGTCCGGCTGGATCTTCAACCTGGGTGCGCTCGACTTCGCCGGCGGCACGGTCGTCCACATCAACGCCGGTGTCGCGGCGCTCGCGCTGGTCCTGGTCCTGGGCCGCCGCAAGGGCTGGCCGCGGGATCCGATGCGCCCGCACAACCTGCCGTTCGTGCTGCTCGGCGCCGGTCTGCTGTGGTTCGGCTGGTTCGGGTTCAACGCCGGCTCGGCGCTGTCGGCGGGCGAGACCGCCGCGGTGGCCTTCATCAACACCCTGGCCGCCACCTGCGCCGCCGCGTTCGGCTGGATCATCGTGGAGAAGCTGCGCGACGGCAGCTCGACCACGCTCGGCCTGGCGTCCGGCATCGTCGCCGGACTGGTCGCGATCACCCCGGCGGCGGCGTTCGTCACCCCGCTCGGCTCGATCGTCCTGGGCCTGGTCGCCGGTGTCGTCTGCGCCTTCGCGGTCGGCCTGAAGTACAAGCTGGGCTACGACGACTCGCTCGACGTGGTCGGCGTGCACATGGTCGGCGGCATCGTCGGCGCCCTGCTGATCGGCATCCTGGCCACCACGGCCGTCAACGACGCCGGCGCGGACGGGCTGCTGGCGGGCGGCGGGCTCTCGCTGCTGGGCAAGCAGGCCGTCGCGGTGGTGGCGACGCTGGTCTACTCGTTCGTGGTGACCTTCCTCATCGCCAAGGTCATCGACCTGGTGATGGGCTTCCGCATCAGCGAGGAGGACGAGGTCTCCGGTATCGACAGCGCGGCGCACGCCGAGACCGCCTACGACTTCGGTAGCGTGCACGCCGGTGTCGGCGCCTCGCTGCCGTCGTCCGCCCCGGTCGGCGGCGGCGCCCAGAAGAAGGTGGAGGCCGAGGCATGA
- a CDS encoding P-II family nitrogen regulator: MKLITAVIKPFKLDEVKAALEAFGVKGMTVSEASGYGRQKGHTEVYRGAEYKVDLVPKLRIEVLVDDEDAADILDVIVKAARTDKIGDGKVWAVPVETVIRVRTGETGTDAL; encoded by the coding sequence ATGAAACTGATCACTGCGGTCATCAAGCCGTTCAAGCTGGACGAGGTCAAGGCGGCCCTGGAGGCCTTCGGGGTCAAGGGCATGACCGTCAGCGAGGCCAGCGGGTACGGGCGCCAGAAGGGGCACACCGAGGTCTACCGGGGTGCCGAGTACAAGGTCGACCTGGTGCCGAAGCTGCGGATCGAGGTCCTGGTCGACGACGAGGACGCCGCGGACATCCTGGACGTCATCGTCAAGGCGGCGCGGACCGACAAGATCGGGGACGGCAAGGTCTGGGCCGTTCCGGTCGAGACCGTGATCCGGGTGCGTACCGGCGAGACCGGTACGGACGCCCTGTAG